Proteins encoded by one window of Polaribacter haliotis:
- the rplJ gene encoding 50S ribosomal protein L10, protein MTREEKSQVIQDLTAVLADTNTLYLADISGLNAQTTSNLRRACFKAGVQLSVVKNTLLAKAMEASDKDFGELPTTLKGNTSMMISEAANAPAKLIKEFRKKSKKPLLKGAFAEESVYIGDEQLDALVDIKSREELIGEIIGLLQSPAKNVISALQSGGQTLSGIIKTLSEK, encoded by the coding sequence ATGACTAGAGAAGAGAAATCACAAGTAATACAAGATTTAACAGCAGTATTAGCAGACACTAACACGTTATATTTAGCAGATATATCTGGACTAAATGCACAGACTACCTCAAATTTACGTAGAGCGTGTTTTAAAGCAGGTGTTCAGTTATCAGTTGTTAAAAACACATTACTTGCGAAAGCAATGGAAGCATCAGACAAAGATTTTGGTGAACTTCCAACAACATTAAAAGGTAATACTTCAATGATGATTTCTGAAGCAGCTAATGCTCCAGCAAAATTAATCAAAGAATTCAGAAAGAAATCTAAAAAGCCCTTATTAAAAGGAGCTTTTGCAGAAGAATCTGTATATATTGGAGATGAACAATTAGATGCTTTAGTAGACATTAAGTCTAGAGAAGAATTAATTGGAGAAATCATTGGATTATTACAATCACCAGCTAAGAATGTTATTTCAGCATTACAATCAGGTGGTCAAACACTTTCAGGTATTATCAAAACATTATCTGAAAAATAA
- the rplL gene encoding 50S ribosomal protein L7/L12, translating into MAELKDFAEQLVNLTVKEVNELATILKDEYGIEPAAAAVAVAGPAAGGDDAADEQTEFDVILTAAGGSKLAVVKLVKELTGLGLKEAKGIVDSAPAAVKEGVSKDEAEGLKKSLEEAGAEVELK; encoded by the coding sequence ATGGCAGAATTAAAAGATTTCGCAGAGCAATTAGTTAACTTAACAGTAAAAGAAGTTAATGAATTAGCTACTATTTTAAAAGACGAGTATGGTATTGAGCCAGCAGCAGCAGCAGTTGCAGTAGCAGGTCCAGCAGCAGGTGGAGATGATGCAGCAGATGAGCAAACTGAATTCGATGTAATTTTAACAGCAGCAGGTGGTTCTAAACTTGCAGTAGTAAAATTAGTTAAAGAATTAACTGGTTTAGGATTAAAAGAAGCAAAAGGTATCGTAGATAGCGCACCAGCAGCAGTAAAAGAAGGAGTATCTAAAGATGAGGCTGAAGGTCTTAAAAAATCTTTAGAAGAAGCAGGAGCTGAGGTAGAGCTTAAGTAA
- the rpoB gene encoding DNA-directed RNA polymerase subunit beta: MIKEYPDFLDIQVKSFQDFFQLQTKAEERGEEGLYKTFMDNFPITDTRNQFVLEFLDYFVDPPRYSIQECIERGLTHSVPLKARLKLYCTDPEHEDFETIVQDVYLGTIPYMTNSGTFVINGAERVVVSQLHRSPGVFFGQSFHANGTKLYSARVIPFKGSWIEFATDINQVMYAYIDRKKKLPVTTLFRAIGFERDKDILEIFDLAEEVKVSKAGLKKVLGRKLAARVLKTWHEDFVDEDTGEVVSIERNEIVFDRDTILEKEHIDEIIEAGAKTVLLHKEDNHMADYAIIHNTLQKDPTNSEKEAVEHIYRQLRNAEPPDEETARGIIDKLFFSEQRYNLGEVGRFRMNTKLQLNEPMDQKVLSKLDIITIIKYLIELINSKAEVDDIDHLSNRRVRTVGEQLAGQFGVGLARMARTIRERMNVRDNEVFTPIDLINAKTLSSVINSFFGTNQLSQFMDQTNPLAEITHKRRLSALGPGGLSRERAGFEVRDVHYTHYGRLCPIETPEGPNIGLISSLAVFAKVNNLGFIETPYRKVNEGVVATDEPIYLSAEEEEGMRFAQSNVPVDEKGTFKEERIISREGGDFPVVTPQEVQYMDVAPNQIASISASLIPFLEHDDANRALMGSNMMRQAVPLLRPESPIVGTGLERRVAKDSRILINAEGNGVVEYVDANKITIKYDRTEEERMVSFDSDEVSYNLIKFRKTNQGTSINLKPIVERGDRVSEGQVLCEGYATQKGELALGRNMKVAFMPWKGYNFEDAIVISEKVVREDIFTSIHIDEYSLDVRDTKLGTEELTNDIPNVSEEATSNLDENGMIRIGAEVNPGDILIGKITPKGESDPTPEEKLLRAIFGDKAGDVKDASLKASPSLRGVVIDKKLFKRAVKDKNKRLRDKEAVTALESSFVSKFEGLKDELIEKLFTLISGKTSQGVFNDLGEEVLPKGKKYTLKMLNSVDDYVHLTGSWTTDKELNDYVGELVHNYKIKVNDLQGSLRRQKFTISVGDELPAGILKLAKVYIAKKRKLKVGDKMAGRHGNKGIVARIVRAEDMPFLEDGTPVDIVLNPLGVPSRMNIGQIYETVLGWAGQKLDKKYATPIFDGASLDQINAYTDEAGVPRFGHTYLYDGGTGKRFDQPATVGIIYMIKLGHMIEDKMHARSIGPYSLITQQPLGGKAQFGGQRFGEMEVWALEAYGASSILREILTVKSDDVMGRAKTYESIVKGESMPEPGLPESFNVLMHELKGLGLDVRLEE, from the coding sequence ATGATTAAAGAATATCCAGACTTTTTGGATATTCAGGTAAAGTCTTTTCAAGACTTTTTCCAGCTTCAAACAAAGGCAGAAGAAAGAGGTGAAGAAGGTTTGTACAAAACCTTCATGGATAACTTTCCAATTACAGATACAAGAAATCAATTTGTATTAGAATTTTTAGACTACTTTGTAGACCCACCAAGATATTCAATTCAAGAATGTATTGAGAGAGGTTTAACACACAGTGTGCCCTTAAAAGCACGTCTTAAATTGTACTGTACAGATCCTGAACACGAAGATTTCGAAACAATTGTTCAAGATGTGTATTTGGGTACAATTCCTTATATGACTAATTCTGGAACCTTTGTAATAAATGGTGCAGAACGTGTTGTGGTTTCTCAACTACATAGATCTCCGGGTGTATTCTTCGGGCAATCATTCCACGCAAATGGTACAAAATTATACTCTGCAAGAGTAATTCCTTTTAAAGGATCTTGGATAGAGTTTGCTACCGATATCAATCAAGTGATGTACGCTTATATTGATAGAAAGAAAAAATTACCAGTAACTACATTATTCAGAGCCATAGGTTTTGAAAGAGACAAAGATATATTAGAAATTTTTGATCTTGCAGAAGAAGTTAAAGTTTCTAAAGCTGGATTAAAGAAAGTATTAGGAAGAAAACTTGCCGCTAGAGTTTTAAAAACTTGGCATGAAGATTTTGTAGATGAAGATACTGGAGAAGTTGTATCAATCGAAAGAAACGAAATAGTTTTCGATCGTGATACAATTTTAGAAAAAGAACATATAGATGAAATAATAGAAGCAGGTGCTAAAACGGTTTTACTTCATAAGGAAGACAACCATATGGCAGATTATGCCATTATTCATAATACTTTACAAAAAGATCCTACAAATTCTGAAAAAGAAGCTGTAGAACATATCTATAGACAATTACGTAATGCAGAACCGCCAGATGAGGAGACTGCAAGAGGTATTATAGATAAGTTGTTCTTTTCTGAACAACGTTATAATTTGGGTGAAGTTGGTCGTTTTAGAATGAACACAAAGCTTCAGTTGAATGAGCCTATGGATCAGAAAGTATTATCGAAATTAGATATTATTACAATTATAAAATATTTAATTGAGTTAATTAATTCTAAAGCAGAGGTAGATGATATCGATCACTTATCTAACAGACGTGTAAGAACTGTTGGAGAACAATTAGCAGGTCAGTTTGGTGTTGGTTTAGCTCGTATGGCTAGAACAATTCGTGAGCGTATGAATGTGCGTGATAACGAGGTGTTTACACCAATAGATTTGATTAATGCAAAAACATTATCATCTGTAATTAATTCATTCTTCGGAACGAATCAATTATCTCAGTTTATGGATCAAACGAATCCATTAGCGGAAATTACACACAAACGTCGTTTATCTGCACTTGGACCTGGAGGTTTATCTAGAGAAAGAGCAGGTTTTGAGGTTCGTGATGTTCACTATACGCATTATGGGCGTTTATGTCCTATTGAAACTCCAGAGGGACCAAATATTGGTTTAATTTCTTCACTTGCAGTATTTGCAAAAGTGAATAATTTAGGTTTTATTGAAACTCCTTATAGAAAAGTAAATGAAGGTGTTGTTGCAACTGATGAACCAATTTATTTAAGTGCTGAAGAAGAAGAAGGAATGCGTTTTGCGCAATCTAACGTTCCTGTTGATGAAAAAGGTACTTTTAAAGAAGAAAGAATAATTTCTAGAGAAGGTGGTGATTTTCCTGTTGTAACTCCGCAAGAAGTTCAATATATGGATGTTGCTCCAAATCAAATTGCATCAATATCTGCATCTTTAATTCCTTTCTTGGAACATGATGATGCCAACCGTGCATTAATGGGATCGAACATGATGCGTCAAGCAGTTCCATTATTACGTCCAGAATCTCCAATTGTTGGAACAGGATTAGAGCGTAGAGTCGCAAAAGATTCACGTATTTTAATTAATGCTGAAGGAAATGGAGTAGTTGAGTATGTAGATGCTAATAAGATTACAATTAAATACGATAGAACTGAAGAAGAAAGAATGGTTAGTTTCGATTCTGATGAAGTTTCTTATAATTTAATTAAATTTAGAAAAACCAATCAAGGTACTTCTATTAACTTAAAGCCGATTGTAGAAAGAGGTGATAGAGTTTCTGAAGGACAAGTTCTTTGTGAAGGTTATGCAACACAAAAAGGAGAATTAGCTTTAGGAAGAAATATGAAAGTAGCCTTTATGCCTTGGAAAGGGTATAACTTTGAGGATGCAATTGTAATTTCTGAAAAAGTAGTTCGTGAAGATATATTTACATCTATTCATATTGATGAGTATTCTTTAGATGTTAGAGATACAAAATTAGGAACTGAAGAGTTAACTAATGATATTCCTAACGTTTCTGAAGAAGCAACAAGCAATTTAGATGAAAATGGAATGATAAGAATTGGAGCAGAAGTAAATCCTGGTGACATTTTAATTGGTAAAATTACACCAAAGGGAGAATCTGATCCAACTCCAGAAGAAAAATTATTACGTGCTATTTTTGGTGATAAAGCGGGTGATGTAAAAGATGCATCATTAAAAGCTTCACCATCATTAAGAGGTGTAGTAATTGATAAAAAATTATTTAAAAGAGCTGTAAAAGACAAGAACAAGAGATTAAGAGATAAAGAAGCAGTTACTGCATTAGAATCTTCTTTTGTTTCTAAGTTTGAAGGCTTAAAAGATGAGTTAATTGAGAAATTATTCACTTTAATTAGTGGTAAAACTTCTCAAGGAGTGTTTAATGATTTAGGTGAAGAAGTATTACCAAAAGGTAAGAAATATACACTTAAAATGTTAAACTCTGTGGACGATTATGTACACTTAACAGGTTCTTGGACAACAGATAAAGAATTAAACGATTATGTAGGTGAATTAGTTCACAACTACAAAATTAAAGTAAATGATTTACAAGGTTCTTTACGTCGTCAAAAATTTACAATCTCTGTAGGAGATGAATTACCAGCAGGTATTTTAAAATTAGCTAAAGTTTACATCGCTAAAAAACGTAAGTTAAAAGTTGGTGATAAAATGGCGGGACGTCATGGAAATAAAGGTATTGTTGCTCGTATTGTAAGAGCAGAAGACATGCCTTTCTTAGAGGACGGAACTCCAGTAGACATCGTTTTAAATCCTTTAGGTGTACCATCTCGTATGAATATTGGTCAAATTTATGAAACTGTTCTTGGTTGGGCAGGTCAAAAATTAGATAAAAAGTATGCAACACCAATTTTTGATGGAGCATCTTTAGATCAAATTAATGCATATACAGATGAAGCAGGTGTACCAAGATTTGGACACACTTACTTATATGATGGAGGAACAGGTAAACGTTTCGATCAACCAGCAACAGTTGGTATTATTTATATGATTAAGTTAGGTCACATGATTGAAGATAAAATGCACGCGCGTTCTATTGGACCTTATTCATTAATTACACAACAACCATTAGGTGGTAAAGCACAATTTGGTGGTCAGCGTTTTGGAGAGATGGAAGTTTGGGCACTTGAGGCATATGGTGCGTCAAGTATCTTAAGAGAAATCTTAACTGTAAAATCGGATGATGTTATGGGAAGAGCTAAAACATACGAAAGTATTGTTAAAGGGGAGTCTATGCCAGAACCAGGTTTACCAGAATCATTTAACGTATTAATGCATGAACTTAAAGGTTTAGGTTTAGACGTTAGATTAGAAGAATAA
- the rpoC gene encoding DNA-directed RNA polymerase subunit beta', whose product MARKQEKYTVKKFNKISIGLSSPEAILEASRGEVLKPETINYRTHKPERDGLFCERIFGPVKDYECACGKYKRIRYKGIVCDRCGVEVTEKKVRRDRVGHINLVVPVAHIWYFRSLPNKMGYLLGLPSKKLDMIIYYERYVVIQPGIAKGPEGEPLQKMDFLTEEEYLDIVDELPQENQYKDDADPDKFIAKMGAECLIDLLARIDLDALSFELRHKANTETSKQRKTEALKRLNVVEAFRDSQKNRENNPEWMIMKAVPVIPPELRPLVPLDGGRFATSDLNDLYRRVIIRNNRLKRLVEIKAPEVILRNEKRMLQESVDSLFDNTRKSSAVKTESNRPLKSLSDSLKGKQGRFRQNLLGKRVDYSARSVIVVGPELKLSECGIPKDMAAELYKPFVIRKLIERGIVKTVKSAKKIIDRKEPVVWDILENVIKGHPVLLNRAPTLHRLGIQAFQPKLIEGKAIQLHPLVCTAFNADFDGDQMAVHLPLGPEAILEAQILMLASHNILNPANGAPVTVPSQDMVLGLYYMTKERISTPEVPIKGEGLTFYSPEEVTIAFNEEMVDLNAGIKVRTYDVDENGEQVRKIIKTTVGRVLFNEKVPPAAGYINEVLTKKNLRGIIGGILKATDIPTTGEFLDQIKNMGYKFAFQGGLSFSLGDIIIPDEKQSMIDEANKEVDIIVGNYNMGMLTQKERYNQVIDVWGSTNNRLTELSMKNLREDQQGFNSVYMMLDSGARGSKEQIRQLTGMRGLMAKPKKSTAGGGEIIENPILSNFKEGLSILEYFISTHGARKGLADTALKTADAGYLTRRLVDVSQDVIINEEDCGTLRGLEVAPLKKNDEIVESLSDRIEGRISLNNVYHPLTDELLLEANQAITSQLADAVDKSGIDSVEVRSPLSCESSRGICAKCYGQSLSTRNKVQIGEAVGVIAAQSIGEPGTQLTLRTFHVGGVAGNISEDNKLVAKFDGNVTIEDLRTVIGKDNDGNDVDIVISRTAEIKIVDKKTGITQSTNILPYGSIIFDKDRKTIKKGDAIVQWDPFNGVIVSEFGGKVKFDNLEQGINYSVEIDEQTGFQEKVMIDSKNKKIIASLIIEDKDGNALRSYSLPVGAHLMVSDGDKVESGHTLVKIPRKSGKAGDITGGLPRVTELFEARNPSNPSVVSEIDGVVSFGKIKRGNREIIVESKTEDVRKYLVKLSNQILVQENDFIKAGMPLSDGATTPSDILRIKGPSAVQEYLVNEIQEVYRLQGVKINDKHFEVVVRQMMRKVRIIDSGDTLFLENQLIHKIDFIKDNDAIYGMKVVESAGDSENLKEGQIISARQLRDENSLLRRNDKNLVEARDAKPATAEQVLQGITRASLQTKSFISAASFQETTKVLNEAAVSGKVDTLEGLKENVIVGKKIPAGTGMRSYDKIIVGPKDEIEQSF is encoded by the coding sequence ATGGCAAGAAAACAAGAGAAGTACACTGTAAAAAAGTTTAATAAAATCTCGATTGGTTTATCATCTCCAGAAGCAATATTAGAAGCTTCTAGAGGAGAGGTGTTAAAACCAGAAACTATAAATTATCGTACACACAAACCAGAAAGAGATGGTTTATTTTGTGAGCGTATCTTTGGTCCTGTAAAGGATTACGAATGTGCTTGTGGAAAATACAAAAGAATTCGTTATAAAGGAATTGTTTGTGATAGATGTGGGGTAGAAGTAACAGAAAAGAAAGTACGTAGAGATAGAGTAGGACACATTAATTTGGTGGTTCCTGTAGCTCATATTTGGTACTTTAGATCATTACCTAACAAAATGGGATACCTTTTAGGTTTGCCATCTAAAAAGTTAGATATGATAATTTACTACGAACGTTACGTAGTAATTCAACCAGGTATTGCAAAAGGACCTGAAGGGGAACCATTACAAAAAATGGACTTCTTAACAGAAGAAGAATATTTAGATATTGTTGATGAGTTGCCACAAGAAAATCAATATAAAGATGATGCAGACCCAGATAAGTTTATCGCTAAAATGGGTGCAGAATGTTTAATTGATTTATTAGCACGTATCGATTTAGATGCTTTGTCTTTTGAATTAAGACACAAAGCAAATACAGAAACGTCTAAACAACGTAAAACAGAAGCATTAAAACGTTTAAATGTTGTTGAAGCATTCAGAGACTCTCAGAAAAATAGAGAAAACAATCCTGAGTGGATGATTATGAAGGCAGTACCAGTAATTCCACCAGAATTACGTCCATTAGTGCCTTTAGATGGTGGTCGTTTCGCAACTTCAGATTTAAATGATTTATATAGAAGAGTTATTATCAGAAACAATCGTTTAAAAAGATTAGTTGAGATAAAAGCTCCTGAAGTTATTTTACGTAACGAGAAACGTATGTTACAAGAATCTGTAGATTCATTATTTGATAACACACGTAAATCATCTGCAGTAAAAACAGAATCTAACAGACCTTTAAAATCTTTATCAGATTCTTTAAAAGGTAAACAAGGACGTTTCCGTCAGAACTTATTAGGAAAACGTGTAGATTATTCAGCACGTTCTGTAATTGTTGTTGGACCAGAATTAAAATTATCAGAATGTGGTATCCCAAAAGATATGGCAGCTGAACTTTACAAGCCTTTTGTAATTAGAAAGCTAATTGAAAGAGGAATTGTAAAAACAGTAAAATCTGCTAAGAAAATTATAGATAGAAAAGAACCAGTTGTTTGGGATATTTTAGAAAATGTAATTAAAGGACATCCAGTTTTATTAAACAGGGCTCCTACTTTACACAGACTAGGTATACAAGCATTCCAACCAAAATTAATTGAAGGAAAAGCAATCCAATTGCACCCGTTAGTTTGTACGGCCTTTAATGCCGATTTTGATGGAGATCAAATGGCGGTTCATTTACCATTAGGACCAGAAGCTATTTTAGAAGCGCAAATATTAATGTTGGCTTCTCATAATATCTTAAACCCTGCAAATGGTGCACCAGTAACTGTACCTTCTCAGGATATGGTATTGGGTTTATACTATATGACAAAAGAAAGAATTTCTACTCCAGAAGTACCAATTAAAGGAGAAGGATTAACTTTCTATTCACCAGAAGAAGTAACGATTGCTTTTAACGAAGAAATGGTAGACTTAAATGCTGGTATTAAAGTAAGAACTTATGATGTTGATGAAAATGGAGAACAAGTTAGAAAAATTATAAAAACTACTGTTGGTAGAGTTTTATTTAATGAAAAAGTTCCTCCTGCTGCAGGATACATTAATGAAGTATTGACTAAGAAAAACTTACGTGGAATTATTGGTGGAATTTTAAAAGCTACTGATATTCCTACAACAGGAGAATTCTTAGATCAAATAAAAAATATGGGATATAAATTTGCCTTTCAAGGTGGTTTATCTTTCTCATTAGGGGATATTATTATTCCTGATGAAAAGCAATCTATGATTGATGAAGCTAATAAAGAAGTGGACATCATTGTAGGAAATTATAATATGGGTATGTTAACGCAAAAAGAGCGTTACAATCAGGTAATTGATGTTTGGGGATCTACCAACAATAGATTAACTGAATTATCTATGAAGAATTTACGTGAAGACCAGCAAGGTTTTAACTCGGTTTACATGATGCTAGATTCTGGAGCAAGGGGTTCTAAAGAACAGATTCGTCAGTTAACAGGTATGCGTGGATTAATGGCAAAACCTAAAAAATCTACAGCTGGAGGTGGAGAAATTATTGAGAATCCAATTCTTTCTAACTTTAAGGAAGGGTTATCTATTCTAGAATATTTTATCTCGACTCACGGTGCACGTAAAGGATTGGCAGATACAGCTTTAAAAACGGCAGATGCTGGTTACCTAACTCGTAGATTGGTAGATGTTTCTCAAGATGTTATCATTAATGAAGAAGATTGTGGTACATTAAGAGGTTTAGAAGTAGCTCCTTTAAAGAAAAATGATGAGATTGTAGAATCTTTATCTGACAGAATTGAAGGAAGAATTTCTTTAAACAATGTTTATCATCCTTTAACAGATGAGCTACTATTAGAAGCAAATCAAGCAATTACTTCTCAATTAGCAGATGCAGTTGATAAGTCTGGAATTGATAGTGTAGAAGTAAGATCTCCATTGTCATGTGAGTCTTCAAGAGGTATTTGTGCAAAATGTTACGGACAGAGTTTATCTACCCGTAATAAAGTACAAATTGGTGAAGCAGTTGGTGTAATTGCAGCACAATCTATTGGAGAGCCAGGTACACAGTTAACATTACGTACATTCCACGTTGGTGGGGTTGCAGGTAATATTTCTGAAGATAACAAGCTTGTTGCAAAGTTCGATGGTAATGTAACAATAGAAGATTTAAGAACAGTAATAGGTAAAGATAATGATGGAAACGATGTTGATATTGTTATCTCTAGAACTGCTGAAATTAAAATTGTAGATAAGAAAACAGGAATTACACAGAGTACAAATATTTTACCTTATGGTTCTATCATTTTTGATAAAGATAGAAAAACCATTAAAAAGGGAGATGCAATTGTACAATGGGATCCATTTAATGGTGTAATTGTTTCCGAATTTGGTGGAAAAGTGAAGTTTGACAATTTAGAGCAAGGTATTAACTACTCTGTAGAAATTGATGAGCAAACAGGTTTCCAAGAAAAAGTAATGATTGATTCTAAGAACAAGAAAATCATTGCATCTTTAATTATTGAAGATAAAGATGGTAATGCTTTACGTTCTTATAGTTTACCAGTAGGAGCACATTTAATGGTAAGTGATGGAGATAAAGTAGAGTCTGGTCATACTTTAGTTAAAATACCAAGAAAATCTGGTAAAGCAGGAGATATTACAGGAGGTTTACCACGTGTAACAGAATTATTTGAAGCGCGTAACCCTTCTAATCCATCTGTAGTTTCAGAGATTGATGGTGTTGTTTCTTTCGGGAAAATTAAAAGAGGTAATAGAGAAATTATTGTTGAATCTAAAACTGAAGATGTTAGAAAGTATTTAGTAAAACTTTCGAATCAGATTTTAGTTCAAGAAAATGACTTTATTAAAGCTGGTATGCCATTATCAGACGGAGCAACAACTCCTTCAGATATTTTAAGAATCAAAGGACCATCTGCAGTACAAGAATATTTAGTAAACGAAATTCAAGAAGTATATCGTTTACAAGGTGTAAAAATTAACGACAAACATTTCGAAGTTGTTGTTCGTCAAATGATGCGTAAAGTTAGAATTATCGATTCTGGAGATACATTATTCTTAGAGAATCAATTAATTCATAAAATTGACTTTATCAAAGATAACGACGCAATTTATGGAATGAAAGTAGTTGAAAGTGCTGGAGATTCTGAGAACTTAAAAGAAGGACAAATTATTTCTGCGCGTCAATTAAGAGACGAAAATTCTTTATTAAGAAGAAATGATAAGAATTTAGTTGAAGCAAGAGATGCAAAACCAGCAACTGCAGAACAAGTTTTACAAGGTATTACAAGAGCATCTTTACAAACGAAGTCGTTTATTTCTGCAGCTTCTTTCCAAGAAACTACAAAAGTATTAAATGAAGCCGCTGTAAGTGGAAAAGTAGATACTTTAGAAGGTTTGAAGGAAAATGTAATTGTAGGTAAGAAAATACCAGCAGGAACAGGAATGAGATCTTACGATAAAATAATCGTAGGTCCTAAAGATGAAATAGAACAAAGTTTCTAA
- a CDS encoding DUF3467 domain-containing protein, whose amino-acid sequence MEENQNKEGQLNIELDQEIAEGTYSNLAIINHSVSEFIVDFINIMPGVPKAKVKSRIILTPQHAKRLTKALADNVRKFEEAHGEIKDYEQPPIPMNFGPTGQA is encoded by the coding sequence ATGGAAGAAAATCAAAATAAAGAAGGTCAATTAAATATTGAATTAGATCAAGAAATTGCAGAAGGAACTTATTCTAATTTGGCAATAATAAACCATTCTGTATCAGAGTTTATTGTAGATTTTATAAATATTATGCCTGGAGTACCAAAGGCAAAAGTAAAATCTAGAATAATTTTAACTCCTCAGCATGCAAAAAGACTTACTAAAGCTTTAGCAGACAATGTTCGTAAGTTTGAAGAAGCTCATGGAGAAATAAAAGATTATGAACAACCACCAATTCCAATGAATTTTGGGCCTACAGGACAAGCTTAA
- the aroC gene encoding chorismate synthase: MSFNSFGNLLRVTTYGESHGTAIGGVIDGFPAGLEVNFNAIQEELNRRKPGQSKIVTQRKEPDTVEFLSGVFEGKTTGTSIGFIIRNTNQKSKDYNHNTNIYRPSHADFTYDKKYGIRDYRGGGRSSARETANWVVAGALAKQLIASININAFTSSVGDIFIDKPYQNLDFSKTENNIVRCPDENSAEKMITKIQEIRKAGDTIGGTITCVAQNVPVGLGEPIFNKLHAELGKAMLSINAVKGFEFGSGFCGAKMKGSEHNDVFNKDGSTQSNLSGGIQGGISNGMDIYFRVAFKPVATIMSSQQTINSDYEVTEITGKGRHDPCVVPRAVPIVEAMTALVLADFWLLNKSRKI; the protein is encoded by the coding sequence ATGTCATTTAATTCTTTTGGAAACTTATTAAGAGTAACAACATATGGTGAATCTCATGGAACTGCGATTGGCGGAGTTATAGATGGGTTTCCTGCTGGCTTAGAAGTTAATTTTAATGCAATTCAAGAAGAATTAAACAGGCGTAAACCAGGGCAATCTAAAATCGTTACACAACGAAAAGAGCCAGATACTGTAGAGTTTTTATCAGGAGTTTTTGAAGGTAAAACTACAGGAACTTCTATTGGTTTTATTATTAGAAATACAAATCAAAAATCTAAAGATTATAATCATAATACAAATATTTATAGACCATCTCATGCAGATTTTACTTATGATAAAAAATATGGTATTAGAGACTATAGAGGTGGTGGAAGAAGTTCTGCTCGTGAAACTGCCAATTGGGTAGTAGCAGGCGCTTTGGCAAAACAATTAATTGCTAGTATTAATATTAATGCATTTACATCTTCTGTAGGAGATATTTTTATTGACAAGCCTTATCAAAATTTAGATTTTTCTAAAACGGAAAATAATATTGTACGTTGTCCTGACGAAAATTCCGCAGAAAAAATGATTACTAAGATTCAAGAAATTAGAAAAGCTGGTGATACAATTGGAGGAACAATTACTTGTGTAGCTCAAAATGTTCCTGTTGGTTTAGGAGAGCCTATTTTTAACAAGTTACATGCGGAATTAGGTAAAGCAATGCTATCTATAAATGCTGTGAAAGGTTTTGAATTCGGAAGTGGCTTTTGTGGTGCAAAAATGAAAGGTTCTGAACACAATGATGTTTTTAATAAAGATGGTTCTACTCAATCTAATCTTTCTGGAGGAATTCAAGGTGGAATTAGCAATGGTATGGATATTTATTTTAGAGTAGCATTCAAACCAGTAGCTACAATTATGAGTTCTCAACAAACTATAAATTCTGATTATGAAGTTACAGAGATAACAGGAAAAGGTAGACACGATCCTTGTGTAGTACCTCGAGCAGTTCCAATTGTTGAAGCTATGACTGCTTTAGTTCTAGCTGACTTTTGGCTACTAAATAAGTCTAGAAAAATATAA